From Salarias fasciatus chromosome 5, fSalaFa1.1, whole genome shotgun sequence, a single genomic window includes:
- the ankrd52b gene encoding serine/threonine-protein phosphatase 6 regulatory ankyrin repeat subunit C gives MELRKITEQSPLVQAIFSRNAEDVTFLLSHEEDVNLLDQDHSTPLHAAAYMGDVHVMDLLISSGANVNAKDQGSLTPLHRAAASRNERAVELLLKEKAEVNARDKFGHTPLHMAAANWATGCAEALLPHVSSLDVADRSGRTPLHHAAYSGHDEMVNLFLRKGAKTCAKDKKERQPIHLAAYLGHVEVVKLLVSHGADVMCKDKCGYTPLHAAAASGQSDVVQYLLSLGVETDEANIFGNTALHMACHTGQDAVATELVNCGANINQPNYHGNTPLHLAATSSSGVLCLELLVNNGADVNMQNKEGKSALHMAAMYGRFTGSQILIQNGGEVDCVDVNGNTPLHVAARHGQELLISTLLTNGADRSRQGIHGMIPLHLAALYGFPDCCRKLLSNGQFYNIVAPLTSGQTPAVGFDINMLDDHGRTCLHAAASGGNVECLNLLINFGAELDIKDDLGRSPLHYAAANGNSQCTVSLVRAGAEVNELDLTNCSPLHYAAASHTFCGGGPNSESSISLEKEQEASLCLDYLLDNGANPTLKNTKGYSAVHYAAAYGNKQHLELLLEISFNCLEEAESNIPVSPLHLAAYYGHCDALHLLCETLVSLDVRDVEGQTALHLAAHRGFASCVEVLLKHQASYTLKEHRRKWTALHAAAAEGQMECLLLLVNMEQSADIIDSQDTQGQTALMLAALGLHTDCVHILLEKKAQADAGDKQGFTALHRAAMLGSEECVSALLEHGASALCRDSQGRTPLHLAASRGHTELLRTLLMAARTADPLDSMLDYRGYTPTHWAAYHGHEGCLCILLEYKLYSTREGNSFTPLHCALVNGHDVAANLLVKTVGPQAASAVDAKGRTPLHAAAHSGNVAGLQLVLDQGAEVNAVDKRGSSALMVAASCGQTSAVEFLLHKAKPDLTLVDVNNNTALHLACSKGHEMCALLILGEIADSSLINARNNALQMPLHIAARKGLATVVQVLLSRGAAVMAVDEEGHTPALACAPNKNVADCLALILSTMKPFPPREASNGTASHFGSILKNCGIAAGCGSSGNLCHA, from the exons AGGACCAGGGCTCATTGACCCCTTTACATCGAGCAGCCGCCTCACGAAATGAA agagctgtggagctgctcctgaaagaaaaagcagaggTCAACGCAAGAGACAAATTCGGGCACACCCCGTTACACATGGCGGCTGCAAACTGGGCCACAGGCTGCGCCGAAGCACTGCTGCCGCATGTTAGCAGCTTAGATGTAGCGGACAGATCGGGTCGGACGCCGCTTCATCACGCAGCATACAGCGGCCATGATGAG ATGGTGAACTTGTTCCTGCGTAAAGGTGCCAAAACTTGTGCCAAGGATAAGAAGGAAAGGCAGCCAATCCACTTGGCTGCATACCTCG GACACGTGGAGGTTGTGAAGCTGCTGGTGTCGCACGGAGCAGACGTGATGTGCAAAGACAAGTGTGGCTACACTCCGCTCCACGCTGCAGCTGCCAGCGGACAATCAGATGTGGTTCAATATCTGTTGAGCCTGGGGGTGGAG ACTGACGAAGCCAACATTTTTGGGAACACGGCGCTCCACATGGCGTGTCACACGGGACAAGACGCCGTGGCCACTGAGCTGGTGAACTGCGGCGCCAACATCAACCAGCCCAACTACCACGGAAACACGCCGCTGCATCTCGccgccacctcctccagcggcgTGTTgtgtctggagctgctggtcaaCAACGGAGCCGACGTCAACATGCAG AATAAAGAAGGGAAGAGTGCTTTACACATGGCTGCGATGTACGGTCGCTTCACAGGATCCCAGATTCTCATCCAAAACG GTGGAGAGGTTGACTGCGTCGACGTAAATGGGAACACTCCTCTTCACGTTGCAGCCAGACACGGGCAGGAGTTGCTGATCAGCACTCTGCTGACAAACGGTGCCGACAGAAGCAG ACAAGGGATTCATGGGATGATTCCTCTCCATCTGGCTGCACTCTATGGATTTCCTGACTGTTGTCGGAAATTATTGTCTAATG GACAATTTTACAACATCGTGGCGCCTCTGACAAGCGGTCAAACACCGGCAGTGGGGTTTGATATCAACATGTTGGATGACCACGGCAGGACCTGCCTGCATGCCGCTGCCTCTGGAGG AAATGTGGAGTGTCTCAACTTGCTTATAAATTTTGGAGCTGAGCTTGATATCAAAGACGATTTGGGAAG ATCCCCTCTTCACTACGCCGCAGCCAACGGGAACAGCCAGTGCACCGTGTCCCTGGTGAGGGCCGGCGCCGAGGTCAACGAGCTGGATCTGACCAACTGCAGCCCTCTGCACTACGCCGCCGCCTCGCACACCTTCTGCGG CGGAGGCCCGAACTCTGAGTCCAGCATCAGTTTAGAAAAGGAACAAGAAGCTTCTTT ATGTTTAGATTATTTACTCGACAACGGGGCAAACCCAACCTTGAAGAACACAAAGGGCTACAGCGCCGTCCACTACGCCGCAGCTTATGGGAACAAGCAGCATCTTGAGCTG CTCTTGGAGATTTCTTTCAACTGCCTGGAAGAAGCTGAAAGTAATATTCCCGTCAGTCCCTTGCACTTGGCT GCGTATTACGGCCACTGTGACGCGCTGCACTTGCTTTGCGAGACGTTAGTGAGTCTGGACGTGCGGGACGTCGAAGGCCAGACTGCGCTGCACCTGGCCGCCCACAGAGGCTTCGCCTCGTGTGTGGAAGTCCTGTTGAAACATCAAGCCTCGTACACGCTGAAGGAGCACAGGCGCAAGTGGACAGCTCTCCAcgctgcag ctGCTGAAGGCCAAATGGAGTGTTTGCTCTTGTTGGTCAACATGGAGCAAAGTGCTGATATTATTGACAGTCAAGACACACAAGGACA GACGGCTCTCATGTTGGCCGCTCTGGGACTTCACACCGACTGTGTCCACATCCTTTTGGAGAAGAAGGCACAGGCCGACGCTGGAGACAAACAGGGATTCACTGCGTTGCACAGAGCT GCGATGCTGGGCAGTGAGGAGTGTGTATCTGCTCTGTTGGAGCACGGGGCCTCCGCTCTGTGCCGAGACTCTCAGGGACGGACGCCGCTGCACCTGGCAGCGTCTCGCGGtcacacggagctgctccgcaCGTTGCTCATGGCTGCCCGGACAGCCGACCCTCTGGACTCCATGTTGGACTACAGAGGCTACACGCCCACTCACTGGGCCGCCTACCATG GGCATGAAGGATGTTTATGCATTTTACTTGAATATAAACTTTATAGCACCAGGGAAGGAAATTCATTCACCCCACTACACTGTGCTTT AGTTAATGGCCATGATGTTGCTGCTAATCTTCTGGTGAAAACTGTCGGCCCTCAAGCTGCCAGCGCTGTTGATGCCAAAGGAAG GACTCCCCTTCACGCAGCAGCTCATTCTGGAAATGTTGCCGGGCTCcagctggtcctggatcagggTGCAGAGGTCAATGCTGTGGACAAACGTGGATCATCTGCTCTGATGGTTGCTGCGAGCTGCGGACAGACCAGCGCTGTTG AGTTCTTGCTGCACAAGGCGAAGCCAGACCTGACCCTGGTGGATGTCAATAATAACACAGCCCTTCACTTAGCCTGCAGCAAG GGCCATGAGATGTGTGCTCTGTTGATCCTGGGAGAGATCGCCGACTCCTCCCTCATAAATGCCAGAAACAACGCTCTCCAGAT gCCCCTTCACATTGCGGCGCGAAAAGGCCTGGCCACAGTTGTGCAGGTTTTACTGAGTAGAGGAGCAGCCGTCATGGCTGTCGATGAGGAAG GTCACACACCAGCCTTGGCCTGTGCCCCCAACAAAAACGTAGCAGACTGTCTGGCCCTGATCCTCTCCACCATGAAGCCTTTCCCTCCCAGAGAAGCCAGCAATGGCACAGCCTCACACTTTGGCTCCATCCTGAAGAACTGTGGCATCGCCGCGGGCTGCGGCTCCAGTGGAAACCTGTGTCACGCCTGA
- the npepl1 gene encoding putative aminopeptidase NPEPL1 has translation MANVVLEWKASAGDSEPQSRPVLILGQQSHLQQVSWNQVKGKLQPVVSKEIWQAALGALNPNPTDSCPLYLNYAAVAALPSRVSRHNSPSSAHFVSRLVRSCLPGGNNRCIVMVCERSDVFASSCAIARAFPIFSRRSASSRRAEKKQVTVEFLIVGQDSSPLDAAELECLSNVADGVRLAARIVDTPCNEMNTDHFLEEIKAVGNEVGITPVIIRGEELKQRGFGGIYGVGKAAEHPPALAVLSHTPDGATQTIAWVGKGIVYDTGGLSIKGKTTMPGMKRDCGGAAAILGAFKATIKQGFKDNLHAVFCLAENSVGPSATRPDDIHTMYSGKTVEINNTDAEGRLVLADGVVYASKDLSADIILDMATLTGAQGISTGKYHAAVMTNSEQWEYACVRAGRSSGDLAHPLVYCPELHFSEFTSAMADMKNSVADRENAQSSCAGLFIGSHLGFDWPGVWVHVDIASPVHAGERATGFGVALLMALFGQASDDSMLNQVSPLGAPSSTSEDQMERDCKRRRLV, from the exons atggcgAACGTGGTGCTGGAGTGGAAGGCTTCAGCTGGCGACTCTGAGCCGCAGAGCCGCCCAGTCCTGATCCTGGGGCAGCAGAGccacctgcagcaggtcagctgGAACCAGGTGAAAGGAAAGCTGCAGCCGGTCGTCAGCAAAGAG aTCTGGCAGGCGGCTCTTGGTGCTTTGAACCCAAACCCCACGGACAGCTGCCCGCTGTACCTCAACTATGCCGCGGTGGCTGCCCTCCCCTCGCGTGTCAGCAGGCACAACAGCCCCTCTTCTGCACACTTTGTGTCCCGCCTGGTCCGCTCCTGCCTGCCGGGAGGGAATAATCGCTGCATTGTG ATGGTGTGTGAGCGTTCGGACGTGTTTGCGTCCTCCTGCGCCATTGCCAGAGCCTTCCCCATCTTCTCTCGCCGCTCCGCCTCGTCACGCagggcagaaaaaaagcaagtgaCCGTGGAGTTTTTAATTGTTGGACAAGACAGCAGCCCTCTCGATGCTGCTGAACTTGAG TGTCTGTCCAACGTTGCTGATGGAGTGCGGCTGGCTGCGCGCATCGTGGACACACCCTGCAATGAGATGAACACAGACCACTTCCTGGAG GAAATCAAGGCTGTTGGGAATGAAGTTGGAATCACTCCAGTCATCATTCGTGGCGAGGAACTGAAGCAGAGAGGGTTTGGAG GTATTTATGGTGTTGGGAAGGCAGCAGAGCATCCTCCAGCTTTAGCAGTCCTGAGCCACACTCCTGATGGTGCGACTCAGACCATCGCGTGGGTGGGGAAGGGCATCGTCTACGACACTGGTGGACTCAGCATCAAGGGAAAG ACAACAATGCCTGGCATGAAGAGAGactgtggtggagctgctgccatTCTGGGAGCTTTCAAAGCCACGATCAAACAG GGCTTTAAGGATAACCTCCACGCAGTGTTTTGCCTGGCGGAGAACTCAGTCGGGCCGTCCGCCACGCGGCCAGATGATATCCACACCATGTATTCTGGAAA GACGGTGGAAATCAACAACACCGACGCAGAGGGCAGGCTGGTGCTGGCGGACGGAGTCGTGTACGCAAGCAAGGACCTCTCGGCTGACATCATCCTGGACATGGCCACACTGACGGGGGCGCAG GGAATCTCCACAGGGAAGTACCACGCGGCGGTGATGACCAACAGCGAGCAGTGGGagtatgcgtgcgtgcgtgcgggcCGCAGCAGCGGAGACCTGGCTCACCCTCTGGTGTACTGCCCCGAGCTGCACTTCAGCGAGTTCACCTCTGCTATGGCCGACATGAAGAACTCCGTGGCA GACCGGGAGAACGCCCAGAGCTCCTGCGCTGGCCTCTTCATTGGTTCCCACCTGGGCTTCGACTGGCCTGGTGTCTGGGTCCATGTCGACATCGCTTCTCCAGTTCATGCT GGGGAGCGCGCTACAGGCTTTGGCGTCGCCCTGCTCATGGCTCTGTTCGGTCAGGCATCCGATGACTCCATGCTGAACCAAGTGTCTCCTTTGGGAGCACCCAGCAGCACATCTGAAGACCAGATGGAGCGCGACTGCAAAAGACGGCGACTGGTGTAG